The Xanthomonas fragariae genome has a segment encoding these proteins:
- a CDS encoding aspartate carbamoyltransferase catalytic subunit, with product MTTMQLDSDGRLRHLLTLEGLPRATLLQLLDRAGQIRDAAVGRVGKRSVLAGTAVCTLFFEPSTRTRSSFHLAAQRLGADVINFDASTSSTRKGETARDTLKNLEAMGVRGFVVRHPDDGAVEALAEAAGEGTALINAGDGSSAHPTQGLLDMLTLRQAKGTDFSKLKVVIVGDVKHSRVARSDLHALRTLGAGEIRVCGPGSLLPDDDMLDGCVVGQDFDSMLEGVDALMMLRLQRERMEEGLVPSLEHYHAQYGLTRERLARAGRDAAVLHPGPINRGVEITDEVADGAQSCVLRQVANGVAVRMAVLETLLG from the coding sequence ATGACCACCATGCAACTCGATTCGGATGGACGCCTGCGCCACCTGCTCACCCTGGAAGGACTGCCGCGCGCCACGCTGCTGCAGCTGCTCGATCGTGCCGGCCAGATCCGCGACGCGGCAGTGGGGCGCGTCGGCAAGCGCAGCGTGCTGGCCGGCACTGCGGTGTGCACGCTGTTCTTTGAACCGTCCACACGCACGCGCAGCTCGTTTCATCTCGCCGCGCAGCGGCTGGGCGCGGACGTAATCAATTTCGATGCGTCCACGTCATCGACCCGCAAAGGCGAGACCGCGCGCGACACCTTAAAGAATCTTGAGGCGATGGGCGTGCGTGGCTTTGTGGTGCGCCATCCCGACGACGGCGCAGTAGAAGCGCTGGCCGAGGCCGCAGGCGAGGGTACTGCGCTGATCAATGCCGGCGACGGAAGCAGCGCGCATCCCACCCAGGGCCTGCTCGACATGCTCACCCTGCGCCAGGCCAAGGGCACCGATTTTTCCAAGCTCAAGGTGGTAATCGTCGGCGACGTGAAGCACTCGCGTGTTGCACGCTCGGACCTGCACGCATTGCGCACGCTGGGCGCCGGCGAGATCCGTGTCTGTGGCCCGGGCAGCCTGCTGCCCGACGACGACATGCTGGACGGCTGCGTTGTCGGTCAGGATTTCGACTCCATGCTCGAAGGCGTCGACGCACTGATGATGCTGCGCCTGCAGCGCGAGCGCATGGAAGAAGGCCTGGTGCCTTCGCTGGAGCACTACCACGCCCAATACGGGCTCACCCGCGAGCGCCTGGCGCGTGCCGGCCGCGATGCAGCGGTGCTACACCCGGGCCCGATCAACCGCGGCGTTGAAATCACCGACGAAGTCGCCGATGGCGCGCAATCGTGCGTGTTGCGCCAGGTCGCCAACGGCGTCGCCGTGCGCATGGCGGTGCTGGAAACCCTGCTCGGGTAA
- a CDS encoding HU family DNA-binding protein — protein sequence MAKTAAKKAAPKKAVKKVAATKTAKPAKAAAAKSAAPKPIKEALSKTGLVAHIAETTELAPKDVRAVLSTLEAVAHASLNKKGAGSFTLPGMLKLTSVHVPAKPKRKGINPFTKEEQTFAAKPASFKVKARLLKKLKDAAL from the coding sequence ATGGCAAAAACTGCCGCTAAGAAGGCTGCCCCCAAAAAGGCAGTGAAAAAGGTCGCCGCCACCAAGACTGCGAAACCGGCCAAGGCCGCTGCTGCAAAGTCCGCCGCGCCCAAGCCGATCAAAGAGGCACTGAGCAAGACAGGCCTGGTCGCGCACATCGCCGAAACCACCGAGCTGGCTCCGAAGGACGTCCGCGCCGTGCTGTCTACGCTGGAAGCCGTTGCACACGCATCGTTGAACAAGAAGGGCGCCGGCTCGTTCACCCTGCCGGGCATGCTCAAGCTGACCAGCGTCCACGTGCCGGCCAAACCGAAGCGCAAGGGCATCAACCCCTTCACCAAGGAAGAGCAGACCTTCGCCGCCAAGCCGGCCAGCTTCAAGGTCAAGGCTCGCCTGCTGAAGAAGTTGAAGGACGCCGCGCTCTAA
- a CDS encoding YqgE/AlgH family protein codes for MSVLPTPLANQLLIALPALSDPTFSRSVALICQHDENGAMGVLVNRPSEYTLGEVLSQMGIDTADEHLREQIVLSGGPVHPERGFVIHDDAREWDSSLEVGQGVYLTTSRDILEAMAAGEGPHNALVALGCAGWGAGQLEFELGENSWLTAPSDANVLFATALADRWQTAAGRIGVDLFRLTDYSGHA; via the coding sequence ATGTCCGTTTTGCCCACGCCTCTGGCCAACCAACTGCTGATCGCGCTTCCGGCGCTGTCCGATCCCACCTTTTCGCGCAGCGTCGCGCTGATCTGTCAGCACGACGAAAACGGCGCGATGGGAGTGCTGGTCAACCGGCCCTCCGAATACACCCTGGGCGAAGTGCTGTCGCAGATGGGCATCGACACCGCCGACGAGCATCTGCGCGAGCAGATCGTGCTCAGCGGCGGGCCTGTGCACCCGGAGCGCGGCTTCGTGATCCACGACGATGCGCGCGAGTGGGATTCCAGTCTGGAAGTGGGGCAGGGCGTCTATCTGACCACCTCGCGTGACATTCTTGAGGCCATGGCGGCTGGCGAAGGCCCGCACAACGCGCTGGTGGCGCTGGGCTGCGCCGGCTGGGGCGCGGGGCAACTGGAGTTCGAACTGGGCGAGAACAGTTGGCTCACTGCGCCGTCGGATGCCAACGTCTTGTTCGCCACCGCGCTGGCAGACCGCTGGCAGACCGCTGCCGGGCGCATCGGCGTGGACCTGTTTCGGCTGACGGATTATTCCGGGCATGCCTGA
- a CDS encoding DUF1439 domain-containing protein codes for MKLRSLAGSMLALALAMPIASAWAAPQIQGHQISVQASDLQQFLGGRFPKTHDALGGLVEMTVSNPALSLPPGDRLKMAFDLALATAGGDPAPVGNVTLTSALRYDTAKQGFYLDQPTIDDFRPANAGAQLDNSTRQLLNAWLADYARKEPIYRIDPAIAAVMGNVQVESVGIQNGRVAVNFNQNIEQLVPAAALSGK; via the coding sequence ATGAAACTGCGTTCGCTTGCCGGTTCCATGCTTGCCCTCGCCCTGGCAATGCCCATCGCCAGCGCATGGGCCGCGCCGCAGATCCAGGGACATCAGATCAGCGTGCAAGCCAGCGACCTGCAGCAATTCCTGGGTGGCCGCTTTCCGAAGACACATGATGCATTGGGTGGATTGGTCGAAATGACGGTCAGTAATCCGGCATTGTCCCTGCCGCCGGGCGATCGGCTCAAAATGGCGTTCGATCTGGCGCTGGCAACTGCCGGCGGCGACCCGGCGCCGGTCGGCAACGTAACCTTGACCAGTGCGTTGCGCTACGACACCGCCAAGCAGGGCTTCTATCTCGATCAACCCACCATCGACGATTTTCGCCCTGCCAATGCCGGTGCGCAACTCGACAACAGCACGCGCCAGCTACTCAACGCTTGGCTGGCCGATTACGCGCGCAAGGAACCGATCTATCGCATCGACCCGGCAATCGCTGCGGTGATGGGGAATGTGCAGGTGGAATCGGTTGGCATCCAGAACGGACGTGTGGCGGTGAACTTCAATCAGAACATCGAACAACTGGTACCGGCGGCGGCGCTGTCCGGGAAATAA
- a CDS encoding SET domain-containing protein, whose translation MSRKVAARKSRIHGNGMFALVPLRKGERIIQYKGRLRTHAEVDADDSGGVESGHTFLFTLNDDYVLDANYEGNVARWINHSCNPNCEAVIEEAEGDDRSKDKIFIEAKRAIKAGQELTYNYGITLSERHTPRLKKIWECRCGSKNCTGTILQPKR comes from the coding sequence ATGTCGCGCAAAGTTGCCGCCCGCAAGTCACGTATCCACGGCAATGGCATGTTTGCCCTCGTCCCGCTCCGCAAGGGCGAGCGCATCATTCAATATAAGGGGCGTTTGCGCACGCACGCAGAAGTGGATGCCGATGACAGCGGCGGTGTGGAGAGCGGGCACACGTTCCTGTTCACGCTCAACGACGATTATGTGCTGGATGCCAACTACGAAGGCAATGTCGCGCGCTGGATCAACCACAGCTGCAATCCCAATTGCGAAGCGGTCATCGAAGAGGCCGAAGGCGACGACCGCAGCAAGGACAAGATCTTCATCGAGGCCAAGCGCGCGATAAAGGCCGGCCAAGAGCTCACCTACAACTACGGCATCACCCTGAGCGAGCGCCACACACCGCGCTTGAAGAAGATCTGGGAATGCCGTTGCGGCTCGAAAAATTGCACCGGCACTATCTTGCAGCCCAAGCGCTGA
- a CDS encoding DNA-3-methyladenine glycosylase I codes for MSSYCSIAPGHPVHGHYHDHEYGFPQRDERKLLERLVLEINQAGLSWETILRKRSNFQRAYDGFDVDTVAAYGETDLARLIGDAGIIRNRLKVLAAIHNAQAIQSLRSSHGSFAQWLDAHHPLDKPDWIKLFRKTFCFTGGEITGEFLMSLGYLSGAHHADCPAFARIQALLPPWMQAQQPSRSG; via the coding sequence ATGAGTAGCTATTGCAGCATCGCGCCAGGCCATCCGGTCCACGGCCACTACCACGACCACGAATACGGTTTTCCGCAACGCGACGAGCGCAAGCTGCTCGAGCGGCTGGTGCTGGAGATCAATCAGGCAGGACTGAGCTGGGAAACCATCCTGCGTAAACGCAGCAACTTCCAACGCGCCTACGACGGTTTCGATGTGGACACGGTGGCAGCGTACGGCGAAACCGACCTTGCCCGGCTGATAGGCGACGCCGGCATCATCCGCAACCGACTAAAGGTCTTGGCGGCGATCCACAACGCTCAAGCCATCCAGAGCCTGCGCAGCTCGCATGGCAGCTTTGCGCAATGGCTGGACGCGCACCATCCGCTCGACAAGCCGGACTGGATCAAGCTGTTTAGGAAGACCTTCTGCTTCACTGGCGGCGAAATCACCGGCGAGTTCCTGATGAGCCTGGGCTACCTGTCCGGCGCGCACCATGCCGACTGCCCGGCGTTTGCGCGGATCCAGGCGCTTTTGCCGCCGTGGATGCAAGCGCAGCAGCCTTCCAGGAGTGGCTAA
- a CDS encoding M23 family metallopeptidase yields MSIRNAQVLVSDSSTTPPSTARPSSPRSPARRVRSVLVSIALLCALGVAARWAWQLPIADQLRTKWKLSQTPPPTRLRIPVEGVRARQITGTFGAPRGRDRTHAGVDIFAPRGTPVVAATRGVVSAIRDQGLGGKQVWLLGPAMERHYYAHLDDWAAGLEVGDVVEPGTQLGMVGTTGNARGTPPHLHYGVYGRNGAYDPLPLLRKPAPQPAN; encoded by the coding sequence CTGTCGATTCGCAACGCGCAGGTGCTTGTGAGCGATTCATCGACCACGCCTCCATCAACAGCACGTCCATCATCGCCCCGTAGCCCTGCACGCCGGGTGCGCAGCGTTCTGGTTTCGATCGCGCTGCTGTGCGCCCTGGGCGTGGCAGCGCGCTGGGCCTGGCAGCTGCCGATTGCCGATCAACTGCGCACCAAGTGGAAGTTGTCGCAGACGCCACCGCCTACGCGGTTGCGCATCCCGGTCGAAGGCGTGCGGGCGCGGCAGATTACGGGCACCTTTGGCGCGCCCCGTGGTCGCGACCGCACGCATGCAGGCGTGGATATTTTCGCGCCACGCGGCACGCCAGTGGTGGCCGCAACGCGCGGGGTAGTCAGCGCCATCAGGGATCAAGGCTTGGGCGGCAAGCAGGTCTGGCTGCTGGGTCCGGCAATGGAGCGGCATTACTATGCGCATCTGGACGACTGGGCTGCAGGCCTGGAAGTCGGCGATGTGGTCGAGCCCGGCACGCAGCTTGGCATGGTCGGCACCACCGGCAATGCGCGCGGTACGCCGCCGCATCTGCACTATGGTGTCTATGGACGCAACGGTGCGTACGATCCGCTGCCGTTGCTGCGCAAACCCGCGCCACAGCCCGCAAACTGA
- a CDS encoding type IV pilus twitching motility protein PilT, giving the protein MDIAELLAFSVKNKASDLHLSAGLPPMIRVDGDVRRINIPALDHKQVHALVYDIMSDKQRRDYEEFLEVDFSFEIPSLARFRVNAFNQNRGAGAVFRTIPSEVLTLEDLGCPPIFRQLIDQPQGLILVTGPTGSGKSTTLAGMIDYINKNEYGHILTVEDPIEFVHTSQKCLINQREVHRDTHGFNEALRSALREDPDIILVGELRDLETIRLALTAAETGHLVFGTLHTSSAAKTIDRIIDVFPAGEKPMVRSMLSESLRAVISQALLKKVGGGRTAAWEIMVGTPAIRNLIREDKVAQMYSSIQTGQQYGMQTLDQHLQDLIKRSLITRNQAREYAKDKRIFE; this is encoded by the coding sequence ATGGATATCGCTGAACTATTGGCGTTTTCTGTCAAGAACAAGGCGTCGGACCTGCACCTGTCTGCAGGCCTGCCGCCGATGATCCGAGTTGATGGCGATGTCCGCCGCATCAATATTCCGGCCCTGGACCATAAACAGGTGCACGCGCTGGTCTACGACATCATGTCGGACAAGCAGCGCCGCGATTACGAGGAATTCCTCGAGGTCGACTTCTCGTTCGAAATTCCGTCGCTGGCGCGCTTCCGCGTCAATGCGTTCAACCAGAACCGCGGTGCCGGTGCGGTGTTCCGTACCATTCCCTCCGAAGTGCTGACGCTGGAAGACCTTGGCTGCCCACCGATCTTCCGGCAGCTGATCGATCAGCCGCAGGGCTTGATCCTGGTCACCGGGCCGACCGGTTCAGGCAAGTCGACCACGCTCGCCGGCATGATCGACTACATCAACAAGAACGAATACGGCCACATCCTCACTGTCGAGGATCCGATCGAATTCGTGCACACCTCGCAGAAGTGCCTGATCAATCAGCGCGAAGTGCACCGCGACACGCACGGCTTCAACGAAGCGTTGCGCTCGGCATTGCGTGAAGATCCGGATATCATCCTGGTCGGCGAGTTGCGCGATCTTGAAACCATCCGCTTGGCACTCACCGCTGCGGAAACCGGCCATCTGGTGTTCGGTACCCTGCACACCAGCTCGGCGGCCAAGACCATCGACCGCATCATCGACGTTTTCCCGGCCGGCGAAAAACCGATGGTGCGCTCGATGCTGTCCGAATCCTTGCGCGCGGTGATTTCGCAGGCGCTGCTGAAGAAGGTCGGCGGTGGACGCACCGCCGCCTGGGAAATCATGGTCGGCACCCCGGCCATCCGTAACCTGATCCGGGAGGACAAGGTGGCGCAGATGTATTCGTCGATCCAGACCGGCCAGCAGTACGGCATGCAGACGCTGGATCAGCATTTACAGGACCTGATCAAACGCAGCCTGATCACGCGCAACCAAGCACGCGAATACGCCAAGGACAAGCGGATATTCGAGTAG
- a CDS encoding glycine zipper 2TM domain-containing protein: MKTLVLGALMIGLVVAGNATAQRYDSGYRDNGRGSYEEGRYEYARVVRVEPIIVSDSYNERTSERCYTRPADGYYTSNDGDYRDGGNYGQPGVSNRGVASVIGGIAGAVLGSQVGGGNGRLVGTAVGTMAGVAAGRSIYQANNRNYQGNVRVCEPVSYRRERDRVAGYDVTYEYAGRAYHTRSDYNPGDRIRVRVDVNPD; the protein is encoded by the coding sequence ATGAAAACTCTCGTGCTTGGTGCTTTGATGATCGGTCTGGTCGTGGCAGGCAATGCAACGGCACAGCGCTATGACAGCGGCTACCGCGACAACGGCCGTGGCAGCTATGAGGAGGGTCGTTACGAATATGCGCGCGTGGTGCGCGTTGAACCGATCATCGTGTCCGACTCCTACAACGAGCGCACCAGCGAACGTTGCTACACCCGTCCCGCCGACGGTTACTACACCAGCAACGACGGCGATTACCGCGATGGCGGCAATTACGGCCAGCCGGGTGTGTCTAATCGCGGTGTGGCCAGCGTGATCGGCGGTATCGCCGGTGCGGTGCTCGGCAGCCAGGTTGGCGGCGGCAATGGCCGTCTGGTCGGCACTGCAGTTGGCACTATGGCCGGCGTGGCGGCAGGTCGCTCGATCTACCAAGCCAATAATCGCAATTACCAGGGCAATGTCAGGGTGTGCGAGCCGGTGTCCTACCGCCGCGAGCGCGACCGCGTCGCTGGCTATGATGTGACCTATGAATATGCGGGCCGCGCTTATCACACGCGTAGCGATTACAACCCGGGCGACCGCATCCGCGTACGCGTGGATGTGAATCCTGACTGA
- a CDS encoding YggS family pyridoxal phosphate-dependent enzyme: protein MPASSLQQILDAIHAAAAEHARAEVRLLAVSKTKPADAVAALAAQGQRAFGENYVQEAEAKIVALRTLGLEWHLIGHLQSNKAELASRCFDWVQTVDRAKLIPLLARYRPDDRAPLNVLIQVNIDDEDSKHGCAPDAIDSLAEAIALQPRLQLRGLMAIPAPFPEQTPRTAAFTRMQALLEQLKGRYRQVDTLSMGMSSDFAEAIAAGATMVRVGTALFGARDCSSAASA, encoded by the coding sequence GTGCCGGCTTCGTCGCTGCAGCAGATTCTCGATGCCATCCATGCGGCAGCTGCCGAGCACGCGCGTGCCGAGGTGCGCCTGCTTGCGGTGTCCAAGACAAAGCCGGCCGACGCCGTCGCCGCCCTGGCGGCCCAGGGCCAGCGCGCATTTGGCGAAAATTACGTGCAGGAAGCAGAAGCCAAGATCGTAGCCCTGCGCACGTTGGGGCTGGAATGGCATCTGATCGGCCACCTGCAATCCAATAAGGCCGAACTGGCCAGCCGGTGCTTCGATTGGGTGCAGACGGTGGACCGCGCCAAACTGATCCCGTTGCTGGCGCGCTATCGCCCGGATGACCGCGCGCCGTTGAATGTGCTGATCCAGGTCAATATCGACGACGAGGATAGCAAGCACGGGTGCGCTCCGGATGCGATCGACAGCCTGGCCGAGGCCATTGCGCTGCAGCCGCGATTGCAACTGCGCGGGTTGATGGCAATCCCCGCACCGTTCCCCGAACAGACACCTCGCACCGCCGCTTTTACCCGCATGCAGGCGCTGTTGGAGCAACTCAAAGGCCGCTACCGGCAGGTGGACACCTTGTCGATGGGCATGAGCTCGGACTTCGCCGAAGCGATCGCGGCCGGCGCCACCATGGTGCGCGTCGGCACAGCCTTGTTCGGTGCACGCGATTGCTCGTCTGCCGCATCCGCCTGA
- the ruvX gene encoding Holliday junction resolvase RuvX, producing the protein MPETGAIRPDGTVLGFDVGSRRIGVAVGTALGAGARAVAVINVHASGPDWVALDRVQKQWRPNGLLVGDPLTLDDKNQPARKRAHAFARELRERYALPVVLIDERSSSVEAAQRFARERAGGRKRRRDAEALDAMAAAVIVERWLAAPDQATSLP; encoded by the coding sequence ATGCCTGAGACGGGCGCGATCCGCCCTGATGGCACGGTGCTGGGCTTCGACGTGGGGTCGCGACGTATCGGTGTGGCCGTTGGCACTGCGCTGGGCGCCGGCGCGCGCGCGGTTGCCGTCATCAATGTGCATGCCAGCGGCCCCGACTGGGTCGCGCTGGACCGGGTGCAGAAGCAATGGCGCCCCAACGGTCTGTTGGTCGGCGACCCCCTGACCCTGGATGACAAAAACCAACCCGCACGCAAGCGTGCGCATGCATTTGCACGCGAACTGCGTGAGCGCTATGCGCTGCCTGTGGTGTTGATCGACGAGCGGTCCAGTTCGGTCGAAGCTGCGCAGCGTTTCGCGCGCGAGCGCGCCGGTGGCCGCAAGCGCCGCCGCGATGCCGAAGCGCTGGACGCGATGGCAGCTGCGGTGATCGTCGAACGCTGGTTGGCCGCGCCCGACCAAGCCACTTCTCTTCCTTAA
- a CDS encoding SUF system Fe-S cluster assembly regulator: MLRVTKLTDYATVVLTVLAAHSDQVLSASELAEHAGLEAPTVSKILKPLSQAGLVEGLRGVHGGYRLARMASEITLVEIVEAMEGPLAITECSQDHSQCGIAQKCGVRSNWRLINDVVGDALRRVTLAQMLQPLSFPGDSRRRSIAARVATT; this comes from the coding sequence ATGTTGCGCGTCACCAAACTCACCGATTATGCCACCGTCGTGCTGACCGTATTGGCCGCACACAGCGATCAGGTGCTCAGCGCAAGCGAATTGGCCGAACACGCAGGGCTGGAAGCGCCAACCGTGAGCAAGATCCTAAAACCGTTGTCGCAAGCGGGCCTGGTCGAAGGGCTGCGTGGCGTGCATGGCGGCTACCGGCTTGCACGCATGGCCAGTGAAATCACTTTGGTGGAAATCGTCGAAGCAATGGAAGGCCCGTTGGCAATCACCGAATGCAGCCAGGATCACAGCCAGTGCGGCATCGCGCAGAAATGCGGCGTGCGCTCGAACTGGCGGTTGATCAACGACGTAGTCGGCGATGCGCTGCGTCGCGTCACACTTGCGCAAATGTTGCAGCCTCTTTCTTTCCCTGGCGACAGCCGTCGGCGTTCCATCGCCGCACGCGTCGCGACCACCTGA
- a CDS encoding PilT/PilU family type 4a pilus ATPase, whose product MSTIDFTSFLKLMAHQKASDLFITSGMPPAIKVNGKISPITQTPLTAQQSRDLVLNVMTTLQREEFEKTHECNFAIGVSGVGRFRVSCFYQRNQVGMVLRRIETRIPTVDELSLPPVIKTLAMTKRGIIVFVGATGTGKSTSLAAMIGYRNQNSTGHIITIEDPIEFVHKHEGCIITQREVGIDTDSWENALKNTLRQAPDVIMIGEVRTREGMDHAIAFAETGHLVLCTLHANNANQAMDRIVNFFPDERRNQLLMDLSLNLKGVIAQQLIPTPDGRSRRVAMEILLGTPLVQDYIRDGEIHKLKEIMKESTNLGMRTFDQSLFELYQAGEISYEDALRYADSQNEVRLRIKLSQGGDAKTLSQGLDGVEIAEVR is encoded by the coding sequence ATGAGTACCATCGACTTCACCTCCTTCCTCAAGCTGATGGCGCATCAGAAGGCGTCGGACCTGTTTATCACTTCGGGAATGCCGCCGGCGATCAAGGTTAATGGGAAGATCAGTCCGATCACCCAGACCCCGTTGACCGCGCAGCAGAGCCGCGACCTTGTGTTGAATGTGATGACCACATTGCAGCGCGAAGAGTTCGAAAAGACCCACGAGTGCAATTTCGCCATTGGCGTGTCCGGGGTGGGGCGTTTTCGTGTGAGCTGTTTTTATCAGCGCAACCAGGTCGGCATGGTGCTGCGGCGGATTGAAACGCGTATTCCCACCGTCGACGAATTGAGTCTGCCGCCGGTGATCAAGACGCTGGCAATGACCAAGCGCGGCATCATCGTTTTTGTCGGTGCCACCGGTACCGGTAAGTCGACCTCGCTGGCAGCGATGATCGGCTACCGCAACCAGAATTCCACCGGGCACATCATCACCATCGAAGACCCGATCGAATTCGTGCACAAGCACGAGGGTTGCATCATCACCCAGCGTGAAGTCGGAATCGACACCGATAGCTGGGAAAATGCTCTGAAAAATACCCTGCGCCAGGCACCGGATGTGATCATGATCGGCGAGGTGCGCACCCGCGAAGGCATGGACCACGCGATTGCCTTCGCCGAAACCGGTCATCTGGTGCTGTGCACGCTGCATGCCAATAACGCCAACCAGGCGATGGACCGCATCGTCAACTTCTTCCCGGACGAGCGCCGCAACCAGCTGCTGATGGATCTGTCGCTGAATCTCAAGGGCGTGATCGCGCAGCAGTTGATTCCGACCCCGGATGGACGCAGCCGTCGCGTGGCGATGGAAATCCTGCTGGGCACGCCGTTGGTGCAGGACTACATCCGCGACGGCGAGATCCACAAGCTCAAGGAGATCATGAAGGAGTCCACAAACCTGGGCATGCGCACCTTCGATCAGAGCCTGTTCGAGCTCTACCAGGCCGGTGAAATCAGCTACGAAGACGCGCTGCGCTACGCCGACTCGCAGAACGAGGTTCGCCTGCGCATCAAGCTCTCGCAGGGTGGTGATGCCAAGACGCTGTCGCAGGGCCTGGACGGCGTGGAAATTGCCGAAGTTCGGTGA
- the proC gene encoding pyrroline-5-carboxylate reductase translates to MTTPASSTSSHSIAALIAFVGGGNMARSLIAGLIRQGVPAANIRVAEPVADLRETLSRDFGVHAVEDARAAVEAADIWVLAVKPQVLPSVCAQLADLAQAQQPLLVSIAAGITATQLQRWSGGNTAVVRAMPNTPALLGAGVTGLYANPQVSAAQRAQATQLLDSAGVTVWIEDEVQMDAVTAVSGSGPAYVFLLAEAMEAAAQAQGLPADTARTLVLQTLLGASRMLTESGEAPDVLRRRVTSPNGTTHAAIEAFQAGGFEALTAKAIAAATERGRCLSAANDFVGCQ, encoded by the coding sequence ATGACCACACCTGCTTCGTCCACGTCTTCGCATTCCATCGCTGCGCTGATCGCCTTCGTCGGCGGCGGCAATATGGCGCGCAGCCTGATTGCCGGGCTGATCCGGCAAGGCGTGCCCGCCGCCAACATCCGTGTGGCCGAGCCGGTCGCCGATTTGCGCGAGACGCTGTCACGCGACTTCGGCGTGCATGCCGTAGAAGATGCGCGCGCCGCAGTCGAAGCTGCGGACATCTGGGTATTGGCGGTCAAGCCGCAGGTATTGCCATCGGTGTGCGCGCAGCTGGCCGACCTTGCGCAGGCACAGCAGCCGCTGTTGGTTTCCATCGCTGCCGGCATCACCGCCACGCAACTGCAGCGCTGGTCGGGTGGCAATACTGCAGTGGTGCGCGCGATGCCCAACACGCCCGCCCTGCTGGGTGCCGGCGTCACCGGCTTGTACGCCAATCCCCAGGTTTCCGCTGCGCAACGCGCGCAGGCGACCCAACTACTGGACAGCGCGGGCGTGACCGTGTGGATCGAGGACGAAGTGCAGATGGATGCGGTGACTGCCGTTTCCGGTAGCGGCCCGGCGTATGTCTTTCTGCTGGCCGAAGCGATGGAAGCTGCAGCGCAAGCGCAGGGCTTGCCCGCCGACACCGCACGTACGCTGGTGCTGCAAACGCTGCTCGGCGCCTCGCGCATGCTCACTGAATCGGGCGAGGCACCGGATGTGCTGCGCCGCCGCGTGACCTCGCCCAACGGCACCACGCACGCGGCCATCGAGGCATTCCAGGCTGGCGGCTTCGAAGCGCTCACCGCCAAAGCGATCGCTGCGGCTACCGAACGCGGCCGTTGTTTGTCGGCTGCCAATGATTTTGTCGGCTGCCAATGA
- a CDS encoding OsmC family protein yields the protein MGISRHATAHWEGDLKTGKGQLNTPQSGLLDNTRYAFSSRFGDEKGTNPEELIAAAHAGCFTMALSAQLTEAGFPPISLDTRADVDLSMEGGPQLSQIRLKLKAVVPGIDEARFRELANTAKKNCPVSKALSAVPMSLETEFSS from the coding sequence ATGGGTATTTCACGTCACGCCACCGCGCACTGGGAAGGCGACCTCAAGACCGGCAAAGGCCAGCTCAACACGCCGCAAAGCGGGCTGCTGGACAACACCCGCTATGCCTTCAGCAGCCGCTTCGGTGACGAGAAGGGCACCAATCCTGAAGAGCTTATTGCTGCTGCGCATGCCGGCTGCTTCACTATGGCGCTGTCTGCGCAGTTGACCGAAGCAGGTTTTCCGCCGATCTCGCTGGACACGCGCGCCGACGTGGATCTGTCGATGGAAGGTGGCCCACAGCTGTCGCAGATCCGGCTCAAGCTCAAGGCCGTGGTGCCGGGTATCGACGAAGCTAGGTTCCGCGAACTGGCCAATACCGCCAAGAAGAATTGCCCGGTGTCCAAGGCACTGAGCGCGGTGCCGATGAGCCTGGAGACCGAATTTTCCAGCTGA